The following coding sequences are from one Candidatus Aminicenantes bacterium window:
- the xerD gene encoding site-specific tyrosine recombinase XerD — translation MTARRGPDDPASLLAEFQSFLDVERGLAVNTQRSYARDLGKYFAFLETSKAAWDRAGEADLVRFIHAESRAGLSPRSLARLISALKAFYRWGVLEGRIEKSPALNLTSPKAWLSLPKFLSVKEVQALLDQPDSSDAQGLRDKAMLEVMYASGLRVSELVGLRIMDVRLRDGFLLCRGKGGKERIVPLGRSAVEAVARYLGEARPHFLSKKKTASPRSPAAEGASETLFLTRRGSAFTRQGFWKTLKGYAASARLGDKVHPHVLRHSFATHLLERGADLRSVQLMLGHSQITTTQIYTHVSRERLRKVYDKFHPRA, via the coding sequence ATGACCGCCCGCCGCGGCCCGGACGATCCCGCCTCGCTTCTGGCCGAATTCCAGTCTTTCCTCGACGTCGAGCGCGGCCTGGCCGTCAATACCCAGCGTTCTTATGCCCGCGATCTGGGTAAATATTTCGCCTTTCTCGAGACATCCAAGGCCGCTTGGGACCGGGCGGGTGAGGCCGACCTGGTCCGGTTCATTCACGCCGAGAGCCGGGCGGGGCTCTCGCCGCGGTCCCTGGCCCGCCTCATCTCGGCCCTCAAGGCCTTCTATCGCTGGGGCGTGCTGGAAGGCCGGATCGAGAAAAGCCCGGCCCTTAACCTGACCTCGCCCAAGGCCTGGCTCTCCCTGCCCAAGTTCCTTTCGGTCAAAGAGGTCCAAGCCCTGCTCGACCAGCCCGACTCATCGGACGCCCAAGGCCTTCGCGACAAGGCCATGCTCGAAGTCATGTATGCTTCGGGCCTCCGAGTCTCGGAGCTCGTCGGGCTTCGGATCATGGATGTCCGCCTGCGGGACGGGTTTCTCCTTTGCCGCGGCAAGGGCGGCAAGGAAAGAATCGTGCCGCTGGGGCGGTCGGCGGTCGAAGCGGTGGCGCGCTACCTCGGGGAGGCGCGTCCCCATTTTCTCTCGAAGAAGAAAACGGCGTCGCCTCGGTCCCCCGCGGCCGAAGGGGCTTCGGAGACGCTTTTCCTCACCCGTCGCGGCTCGGCCTTCACCCGGCAGGGATTTTGGAAGACGCTCAAGGGATACGCAGCCTCGGCCCGGCTGGGGGACAAAGTCCATCCCCATGTCCTGCGCCACTCTTTCGCCACCCATCTTCTGGAACGGGGGGCGGATCTGCGCTCGGTCCAGCTGATGCTCGGCCACAGCCAGATCACGACGACTCAGATTTATACCCATGTCAGCCGGGAGCGCCTGCGCAAGGTCTACGACAAGTTCCATCCCCGGGCTTAA
- a CDS encoding MBL fold metallo-hydrolase — MRYKLIIVGGLETNCYLVYCPGTKECAVVDPGAEAGKVYPVIAEEALRPILLINTHGHIDHIGANRDIKDKYHIPLLIHAGDKDLLGKMQNLEISLFLGAQDSPPADRLIADGEDIYIGNGKLRVLHTPGHTPGGVCLLGDGFLLSGDTLFFEGVGRTDLPGGNQRQLEASIRDKLMVLPDDTVVLPGHGPLTTIGQERAANTYPA; from the coding sequence ATGCGCTATAAGCTCATCATCGTCGGCGGCCTGGAGACCAACTGCTACCTGGTGTACTGCCCCGGCACGAAGGAGTGCGCCGTCGTCGACCCGGGGGCGGAGGCCGGCAAAGTCTATCCGGTCATCGCCGAGGAGGCCCTCCGTCCGATCCTGCTCATCAACACCCACGGCCATATCGACCATATCGGGGCCAATCGCGACATCAAGGACAAATATCACATCCCCCTGCTTATCCACGCCGGTGACAAAGATCTGCTGGGCAAGATGCAGAACCTGGAGATCAGCCTCTTCCTGGGTGCCCAGGACTCGCCTCCGGCCGACCGGTTGATTGCGGACGGCGAAGATATCTACATCGGCAACGGGAAGCTCCGCGTCCTTCACACGCCGGGCCATACGCCGGGAGGTGTCTGCCTCCTCGGCGACGGATTCCTGCTCTCGGGCGATACCCTGTTCTTCGAGGGCGTCGGGCGGACCGATCTGCCCGGGGGCAACCAGCGGCAGCTGGAGGCCAGCATCCGAGACAAGCTGATGGTATTGCCCGACGACACGGTCGTCCTGCCTGGCCACGGGCCCCTGACCACGATCGGCCAGGAGCGCGCGGCCAACACCTATCCGGCATGA
- a CDS encoding class I SAM-dependent methyltransferase, which produces MNETPWQLQIVKRSLKKKEKLDLIDKHLRVRPGERILDLGCAQGILSYFLRKKGGTWVSTDLDLTNLRSSQALLKGGLVQMGSPTLPFRDGAFDQVVCLDYLEHVDADAATLAEVRRVLKPGGRFLLITPHDGGFFLLQKIRPAVGLKIEFYGHKREGYSLPNLRRMFAAASLRLTGYTTYSRFCTELLELILNALYVNILSTKPQSKLRDGHIRPSTSDEFAAQKKAFGIYKIIYPFLWLASRLDTLLFFQRGYAIMVWGEAESKPKESGHGHRS; this is translated from the coding sequence GTGAACGAGACTCCCTGGCAGCTTCAAATCGTTAAGCGCTCGCTCAAAAAGAAAGAGAAGCTCGACCTCATCGACAAGCACCTCCGCGTCCGCCCCGGCGAACGGATCCTCGACCTGGGCTGCGCCCAGGGCATTCTGAGCTACTTCCTCCGGAAGAAGGGCGGGACCTGGGTCTCCACCGACCTCGACCTGACCAACCTGCGCTCCAGCCAGGCCCTGTTGAAGGGCGGCCTGGTCCAGATGGGATCGCCCACTCTCCCCTTCCGCGACGGCGCCTTCGACCAGGTCGTCTGCCTCGACTACCTGGAGCACGTCGACGCCGACGCCGCGACCCTGGCCGAAGTCCGCCGCGTCCTGAAGCCCGGCGGCCGATTCCTGCTCATCACCCCGCACGACGGGGGATTCTTCCTGCTCCAAAAGATCCGGCCGGCCGTGGGGCTGAAGATCGAGTTTTACGGCCACAAGCGCGAGGGCTACAGCCTGCCTAACCTGCGCCGGATGTTCGCCGCCGCGAGCTTGAGGCTCACCGGCTACACAACCTACTCGCGCTTCTGCACCGAGCTCCTCGAGCTCATCCTCAACGCCCTCTACGTGAACATCCTTTCGACCAAGCCCCAGAGCAAGCTCCGCGACGGGCACATCCGGCCTTCGACCTCGGACGAGTTCGCGGCCCAGAAAAAGGCCTTCGGCATCTATAAGATCATCTATCCCTTCCTCTGGCTGGCCTCGCGCCTGGACACCCTGCTCTTCTTCCAGCGCGGATACGCCATCATGGTCTGGGGGGAAGCCGAATCGAAACCCAAGGAGTCCGGACATGGCCATCGTTCTTGA
- a CDS encoding aromatic amino acid ammonia-lyase, with protein MAIVLDGQSLTLEKLVAIARGAENVEIAPAALDRIRACRAVIEEKIAAREIMYGVNTGIGEFSEVVLTDEQVKDFQKYLIYNHAAGIGKPAPIDHVRAAMAGRINVHAKGRSGCRPEIPLTLAAMLNAGVTPVVCRKGSVGACGDLAPMSQIALLLLGEGEAFYGAERLPGRIAMERAGIPIPGLQARDGLAAINGSNLLTAISALCLYDIDRWLKQAEIACAMSLEALIANLKPYDIRLHEERGFAGAMRSARAIMKCLEGSDLATGKMKTKVQDAYSMRSTPQVIGTAHDAVAYARKQVEIELNGVGDNPIFLAESKTTLTGANFQGSPVALPMDMIGAAVTMVCVLSERRLNRLTNPALSVGLPAFLTEGAGMFSGMMLSQYTADHLIVEQRILSAPASIQSIPAAADQEDFVSMGMNTALKTVQILDNAYGILGIEMMAAAQAMDFRSFAFGRGTETARTVVRRYVSHLDVDRPLHIDHNMMKTLIQTGEVLDEVEKAVGPLA; from the coding sequence ATGGCCATCGTTCTTGACGGACAGTCGCTGACCCTGGAAAAGCTCGTCGCCATCGCCCGCGGCGCCGAGAATGTCGAAATCGCCCCGGCCGCGCTGGACAGAATCCGGGCCTGCCGGGCCGTGATCGAGGAGAAGATCGCGGCCCGCGAGATCATGTACGGCGTCAACACCGGGATCGGCGAGTTCTCCGAGGTCGTCCTGACCGACGAACAGGTCAAGGACTTCCAGAAGTATCTCATCTACAACCACGCCGCCGGCATCGGCAAGCCCGCACCGATCGATCACGTCCGGGCGGCCATGGCCGGCCGGATCAACGTCCACGCCAAGGGCCGCTCCGGCTGCCGCCCCGAGATCCCGCTGACCCTGGCCGCCATGCTCAACGCCGGGGTGACCCCCGTCGTCTGCCGCAAGGGCTCGGTCGGCGCTTGCGGCGACCTGGCCCCGATGTCCCAGATCGCCCTGCTTCTCCTGGGCGAGGGCGAGGCTTTCTACGGGGCCGAGCGCCTGCCCGGCCGGATCGCGATGGAGAGGGCGGGCATTCCCATTCCCGGTCTGCAGGCCCGCGACGGGCTGGCCGCCATCAACGGCTCCAACCTGCTGACCGCCATCAGCGCCCTCTGCCTCTACGACATCGACCGCTGGCTGAAGCAGGCCGAGATCGCCTGCGCCATGTCGCTCGAAGCCCTGATCGCCAACCTCAAGCCTTACGACATCCGCCTCCATGAGGAGCGCGGCTTCGCCGGCGCCATGCGTTCGGCCCGGGCCATCATGAAGTGCCTCGAGGGCAGCGATCTGGCTACGGGCAAGATGAAGACCAAAGTCCAAGACGCCTACTCCATGCGCTCGACCCCCCAGGTCATCGGCACCGCCCACGACGCCGTGGCCTACGCCCGCAAACAAGTCGAGATCGAGCTCAACGGCGTCGGCGATAACCCCATCTTCCTGGCCGAATCCAAGACCACCCTGACCGGGGCCAACTTCCAAGGCTCGCCCGTGGCCTTGCCGATGGATATGATCGGGGCGGCCGTGACCATGGTCTGCGTCCTGTCCGAGCGGCGGCTCAATCGGCTGACCAATCCCGCCCTGAGCGTCGGCCTGCCGGCCTTCCTGACCGAGGGGGCGGGCATGTTTTCCGGGATGATGCTGAGCCAGTACACGGCCGACCATCTGATCGTCGAGCAGCGCATCCTGTCCGCTCCGGCCTCCATCCAGTCCATCCCGGCCGCGGCCGACCAGGAAGACTTCGTCTCGATGGGCATGAACACCGCCCTCAAAACCGTCCAGATCCTCGACAACGCCTACGGCATCCTGGGCATCGAGATGATGGCCGCCGCCCAGGCCATGGATTTCCGATCCTTCGCCTTCGGCCGGGGGACCGAGACGGCCCGCACCGTCGTCCGCCGCTATGTCTCCCACCTGGACGTCGACCGGCCGCTTCACATCGACCACAACATGATGAAGACCCTGATCCAGACGGGCGAAGTGCTGGACGAGGTTGAAAAGGCGGTCGGACCGCTGGCTTGA
- a CDS encoding S8 family serine peptidase, translating to MKKKAVWVVLILAALLLQSPHPSPADPEAKIRPALGLAMREAPDSAATLHVWVNFKDKGIADGTALRQALAVTRTGLRAHSLQRRAKSLPLDALVDEQDLPVSPDYALRARALSSGVRAVSRWLNAVSVEATPAQVQALAGLDCVASLDVVHGFKREEPLIIEREIGDLAAAGPDPIPGLKPFYGGAYRQVGMMGVPELHAAGLTGRGVIVCLLDIGFRKTHEAFRTARVIAEHDFVMKDGDVQRDPSNPLDYTDFHGTACWSLLGGYRPGTLVGPAFGADFILGKTEDDRSETPVEEDYWAAGIEWAESLGADVVSSSLGYTDWYRFADMNGRTAVTTKAANRATALGVVVVNAAGNERGGSWGHIIAPADGFDVIAVGAVDAKGKISTFSSPGPTADGRIKPEVCAMGVRNFTAMSGPNLGDASYSMGSGTSYATPLTAGVVALLLEAYPNWTVAQVRDALMSTAANAATPDNDYGWGLVNAPAAVRK from the coding sequence ATGAAGAAAAAAGCCGTTTGGGTCGTTTTAATCCTCGCCGCCCTGCTCCTGCAGAGCCCCCATCCCTCCCCCGCCGACCCGGAGGCCAAGATCCGGCCGGCCCTGGGATTGGCGATGCGGGAAGCCCCCGATTCGGCGGCGACGCTTCATGTCTGGGTCAACTTTAAAGATAAGGGCATCGCGGATGGAACGGCGCTTCGGCAGGCTCTGGCCGTGACGCGGACGGGCCTGCGCGCGCACAGCCTCCAGCGCCGGGCCAAGTCGCTGCCCCTCGACGCCCTGGTCGACGAGCAGGACCTTCCGGTATCGCCCGACTACGCTTTGCGAGCCCGCGCCCTATCCTCCGGCGTTCGGGCCGTCTCGCGCTGGCTGAACGCCGTCAGCGTCGAGGCGACCCCGGCCCAGGTCCAAGCGCTGGCCGGGCTGGATTGCGTCGCCTCGCTCGATGTCGTCCACGGTTTCAAGCGCGAGGAACCGCTAATCATCGAGCGGGAGATCGGCGATTTGGCGGCAGCCGGGCCGGACCCCATTCCCGGACTCAAGCCGTTTTACGGCGGCGCTTACCGCCAGGTGGGGATGATGGGCGTACCCGAGCTGCATGCGGCCGGATTGACCGGGCGCGGCGTCATCGTCTGCCTGCTGGACATCGGCTTTCGCAAGACCCATGAAGCCTTCCGGACGGCCCGGGTTATCGCGGAGCACGACTTCGTGATGAAGGACGGCGATGTCCAGCGCGATCCCTCCAACCCGCTCGACTACACCGATTTCCACGGCACGGCCTGCTGGTCGCTCCTGGGCGGCTACCGGCCCGGCACGCTCGTCGGCCCGGCCTTCGGGGCCGATTTCATCCTCGGCAAAACCGAGGATGACCGGTCCGAAACGCCGGTTGAAGAGGACTATTGGGCGGCCGGGATCGAATGGGCCGAATCGCTTGGTGCCGACGTCGTCTCGTCCTCGCTCGGATATACCGATTGGTACCGCTTCGCCGACATGAACGGCCGGACGGCCGTGACGACCAAGGCCGCCAACCGGGCCACGGCCCTCGGCGTCGTGGTCGTCAATGCCGCCGGCAACGAACGAGGAGGCTCGTGGGGCCATATCATCGCCCCGGCCGACGGATTCGACGTCATCGCCGTGGGCGCGGTCGACGCCAAGGGCAAAATCTCCACCTTCAGCTCGCCCGGCCCCACGGCGGACGGGCGGATCAAACCGGAAGTTTGCGCCATGGGCGTTCGGAACTTCACGGCCATGAGCGGGCCGAACCTGGGCGATGCTTCGTATTCGATGGGCAGCGGGACTTCCTACGCGACGCCTCTCACGGCGGGTGTGGTGGCCCTGCTTCTCGAGGCCTATCCGAATTGGACCGTGGCCCAGGTCAGGGACGCCCTGATGTCGACGGCCGCCAACGCCGCGACGCCAGACAACGACTACGGTTGGGGGCTGGTCAACGCGCCGGCGGCGGTGAGGAAGTAA
- a CDS encoding YdeI/OmpD-associated family protein, which translates to MPAFIKKALQERGLMAAYRSRPDYQQNDYIGWITRAVREETRTSRLEQMLAELEGGRKYMKMAWRRKPAGKPK; encoded by the coding sequence ATGCCGGCTTTCATCAAAAAAGCGCTGCAAGAGCGCGGCTTGATGGCTGCCTATCGGAGCCGTCCGGACTACCAGCAGAATGACTACATCGGCTGGATCACCCGGGCTGTCCGGGAAGAGACGCGGACTTCCCGCCTAGAGCAGATGCTGGCCGAGCTCGAGGGCGGCCGCAAGTACATGAAGATGGCTTGGCGGCGTAAGCCGGCCGGGAAGCCCAAATAG
- a CDS encoding DUF2147 domain-containing protein, with translation MKKAVLITLMVVFALGFLGTTLRAQGTLAGLWKTIADEGPDKGKAKSYLELFEKDGVFFARINKLLLEPQDKVCDNCKGALKGKPLIGMVLMSDMKKTGKIDKDFGEEYAGGEIMDPDNGKSYRCKIWVKGDNLTVRGYLAMFHRTQNWYRVNP, from the coding sequence ATGAAGAAAGCAGTCCTGATCACTTTGATGGTCGTCTTCGCCCTCGGCTTCCTCGGCACCACCCTGCGGGCCCAGGGAACGCTGGCCGGCCTGTGGAAGACGATCGCCGACGAAGGCCCCGACAAGGGCAAGGCCAAGTCCTACCTGGAGCTCTTCGAGAAAGATGGAGTCTTCTTCGCCCGCATCAACAAGCTCCTGCTCGAGCCCCAGGACAAGGTCTGCGACAATTGCAAAGGCGCCCTCAAGGGCAAGCCCCTCATCGGCATGGTCCTCATGTCCGACATGAAGAAGACGGGTAAGATCGACAAGGACTTCGGCGAGGAGTATGCCGGCGGCGAGATCATGGACCCCGACAACGGCAAGTCCTACCGCTGCAAGATCTGGGTCAAGGGCGACAACCTGACGGTCCGCGGCTACCTGGCCATGTTCCACCGGACCCAGAACTGGTACCGCGTCAACCCGTAA
- a CDS encoding lysophospholipid acyltransferase family protein, which produces MPFRKKLEQAAIDFLGRPLMSAWMKTLRLRVEGESAYRDLRRAGRPVVILVWHGKIFSAPWMFRRRNIMPLVSPSQDGELIARLIDNWGYKVIRGSGSHSMKRAWVIMMRELAAGGEVLIVPDGPRGPDRELKLGAVKLGAETGALLVPYTLGASRKKVFRSWDRFEVPRLFSRAVALFGEPIEIPRGIEGEALESERLRVERILRELDGRADALLARRPE; this is translated from the coding sequence ATGCCTTTCCGCAAAAAGCTCGAGCAGGCGGCCATCGATTTCCTGGGCCGGCCGCTCATGTCCGCCTGGATGAAGACCCTCCGCCTGCGGGTTGAGGGCGAATCCGCCTATCGCGACCTGCGCCGGGCCGGTCGGCCGGTCGTCATTCTGGTTTGGCACGGCAAGATCTTCAGCGCCCCTTGGATGTTCCGCCGCCGCAACATCATGCCCCTCGTCAGCCCGTCCCAGGACGGCGAGCTGATCGCCAGGCTCATCGACAATTGGGGCTACAAAGTCATCCGCGGCTCGGGCTCCCATTCAATGAAGCGGGCCTGGGTGATCATGATGCGGGAGCTCGCGGCGGGCGGCGAGGTCCTGATCGTTCCGGATGGGCCGCGCGGCCCCGACCGGGAGCTGAAGCTCGGCGCCGTCAAGCTGGGGGCCGAGACCGGGGCGCTTCTCGTTCCCTACACGCTCGGGGCCTCGAGGAAAAAAGTCTTCCGCAGCTGGGACCGCTTCGAGGTTCCCCGCCTGTTCTCCCGGGCCGTGGCTTTATTCGGTGAGCCGATCGAGATTCCCCGCGGAATCGAAGGTGAGGCTCTGGAAAGCGAACGGCTGCGCGTGGAGCGAATCCTGCGCGAATTGGACGGCCGGGCCGACGCGCTTCTGGCCCGTCGACCCGAATAA
- a CDS encoding sodium:solute symporter family protein, which translates to MRPGLLIALASYFAIVLVIGLTARRRMKGFEDFFLASRRLPGTLVALSLTASWFGAASILVSTDDAFRTGLGALWLVGLPAVASILILFALAGPLRRLPALSLPELAGMRYGRVVRSIASGLLIWYMILLAASQMVAMGRFLGVFMKRPYLECLALGTAVVLIYSLAGGLRSVVATDIIQCALLAVGLSGLVVFLAGKAGGSSAVLGAITGGPGLLAGFPQSGLIFLSFTLAWTISPIAHQRIQAARSGTAARGGLAASAAALAVLYVLVVLIGGLARPLFGGRVPEGSLFPAMIADKLGPWLGSLLFAAVLAAVMSTLDTALNAGGLAIARDVFGRKAAERPERGALASRAALILAAAAAFAVATRFQSILKTIGLASEILAEGFFVPGLAMILSVRRRPWAGLLSLGLGGGFAVLSFLSTSGVLPLPIPAWPFSLPYGLGLSLAGFAFGSALDQRARAIGGQTHGLCSPKR; encoded by the coding sequence ATGCGCCCCGGATTGCTGATCGCCCTGGCTTCCTATTTCGCCATCGTCCTCGTTATCGGTTTGACCGCCAGGCGCCGGATGAAGGGCTTCGAGGACTTCTTTCTGGCTTCGCGCCGCCTGCCGGGGACTCTTGTAGCGCTGTCGCTGACCGCTTCCTGGTTCGGGGCGGCTTCGATCCTGGTCTCGACGGACGACGCCTTCCGCACCGGTCTTGGGGCCCTATGGCTGGTCGGGCTCCCGGCCGTAGCCTCGATTTTGATCCTATTTGCGCTGGCCGGCCCGCTTCGCCGCCTGCCGGCCTTGTCCCTCCCCGAACTGGCGGGGATGCGCTACGGGCGCGTGGTCCGGTCCATTGCCTCGGGCCTGCTCATCTGGTACATGATCTTGCTGGCTGCTTCGCAGATGGTCGCCATGGGACGGTTTTTGGGCGTGTTCATGAAGCGCCCCTATCTCGAGTGCCTGGCGCTCGGGACGGCGGTCGTGCTCATTTACAGCTTGGCCGGCGGGCTGCGGTCCGTCGTCGCCACCGATATCATCCAATGCGCGCTGCTGGCCGTCGGCCTGTCGGGCTTGGTCGTCTTTTTGGCGGGCAAGGCCGGGGGCAGCTCGGCCGTGCTCGGCGCGATTACCGGTGGCCCCGGCCTGCTGGCCGGATTCCCGCAGAGCGGCCTGATCTTCCTTTCGTTCACCCTGGCCTGGACGATCTCGCCTATCGCGCACCAGCGCATTCAGGCTGCGCGGAGCGGCACGGCGGCGCGGGGAGGGTTGGCGGCTTCGGCGGCGGCTTTGGCCGTTCTCTATGTCCTGGTCGTCCTGATAGGGGGGCTGGCCCGGCCGCTGTTCGGAGGGCGGGTGCCCGAGGGATCCCTTTTCCCCGCCATGATCGCGGACAAGCTCGGGCCGTGGCTCGGGAGTTTGCTGTTTGCCGCTGTTCTGGCGGCCGTGATGTCCACTCTCGACACGGCCCTCAATGCCGGCGGTCTGGCCATTGCTCGGGACGTCTTCGGCCGGAAGGCGGCCGAACGGCCGGAAAGGGGTGCTCTCGCGAGCCGAGCCGCGCTTATTCTGGCCGCTGCGGCGGCGTTTGCGGTAGCCACCCGTTTTCAGAGTATCCTCAAGACGATCGGATTGGCGTCGGAGATACTGGCTGAGGGTTTCTTCGTCCCGGGATTGGCGATGATCCTCTCGGTGCGCCGTCGGCCGTGGGCCGGCCTCTTGAGCTTGGGGTTGGGCGGCGGCTTCGCGGTTCTTTCTTTCCTGTCGACTTCGGGCGTGTTGCCGTTGCCCATTCCCGCCTGGCCCTTTTCGCTGCCTTACGGCCTGGGATTGAGCTTGGCGGGATTCGCTTTTGGCTCTGCTTTGGATCAAAGGGCGAGGGCGATTGGGGGCCAAACCCACGGGCTTTGCAGCCCTAAGCGATAG
- a CDS encoding outer membrane lipoprotein carrier protein LolA produces MKRNILSAALVLAAVCLAAAQETPEAILARMEKAFGGMAAFQSDFEQTSSSTMTAIPMTQKGRVYFRRPDAMRWEYGAPEKNIFVFKAGLLLSYFPEDNQLWRQNIPPEKNETEILALLAGKGGLSKKYIVEESPFPESAPGSAQLKLTPREESEYSYLLLEIDRKSALIRRAIFFDWGGNRSQFVFSRLKSGVKLADSVFEIKVPSDCEIIDETGPIKR; encoded by the coding sequence ATGAAGAGGAATATCCTTTCAGCAGCCTTGGTTTTAGCCGCCGTCTGCCTGGCCGCCGCCCAGGAAACCCCCGAAGCCATTCTGGCCCGCATGGAGAAAGCTTTCGGCGGGATGGCGGCCTTCCAGTCCGATTTCGAGCAGACCTCGAGCTCCACGATGACGGCCATCCCCATGACCCAGAAAGGCCGGGTCTACTTCCGGCGGCCCGACGCGATGCGCTGGGAGTACGGCGCCCCCGAGAAAAATATCTTCGTCTTTAAGGCGGGGCTTCTCTTGTCGTACTTCCCCGAGGACAACCAGCTTTGGCGGCAAAACATCCCGCCGGAAAAAAACGAGACCGAGATCCTAGCTCTGTTGGCCGGGAAAGGCGGTCTTTCAAAAAAATATATCGTTGAGGAAAGCCCCTTCCCCGAATCGGCTCCCGGCTCCGCCCAGCTCAAGCTGACGCCGCGGGAAGAAAGCGAATATTCCTATCTTCTGCTGGAAATCGACCGCAAAAGCGCCCTCATCCGGCGGGCCATCTTTTTTGATTGGGGGGGAAACCGCAGCCAATTCGTCTTCTCACGGCTCAAGTCCGGGGTCAAGCTGGCCGATTCGGTCTTCGAGATCAAAGTCCCGTCCGACTGCGAGATCATCGACGAGACCGGGCCGATCAAGCGCTGA
- a CDS encoding sigma-70 family RNA polymerase sigma factor, with translation MHDDQELVRRTLRGDRGAFEEIVRRYQQAVINYIGRMVREREMALDFSQEIFLKVYSSLRSYRPQFKFSTWLFKIASNYMIDYWRKRKIATTSYDQPVDGVDGSACIQVTDDGPSVSRQYEMQELRGRIEEAMDRLPPALRELFVWRHVNGFSYEEMADIKSLPVGTVKNRVFQAKEMLKQLLEEPA, from the coding sequence ATGCATGACGATCAGGAACTCGTTCGAAGGACCCTCCGCGGCGATCGCGGCGCCTTCGAGGAGATCGTCCGGCGGTACCAGCAGGCCGTCATCAATTACATCGGCCGGATGGTCCGGGAGCGCGAAATGGCCCTGGACTTCAGCCAGGAGATCTTCCTCAAGGTCTACTCTTCACTCCGCTCCTACCGCCCCCAGTTCAAGTTCAGCACCTGGCTGTTCAAGATCGCATCGAATTACATGATCGATTATTGGCGGAAGAGAAAGATCGCGACCACGTCCTACGATCAGCCCGTGGACGGTGTCGACGGGTCCGCCTGCATTCAGGTGACCGACGACGGCCCCTCCGTCTCCCGCCAATACGAGATGCAGGAGCTGCGCGGCCGGATCGAGGAGGCCATGGACCGCCTCCCCCCCGCCCTGCGCGAGCTCTTCGTCTGGCGCCACGTCAACGGCTTCAGCTACGAGGAGATGGCCGACATCAAGTCGCTCCCGGTGGGCACCGTCAAGAACCGCGTCTTCCAGGCTAAAGAGATGCTCAAACAGCTTCTCGAGGAGCCCGCATGA
- a CDS encoding zf-HC2 domain-containing protein yields MSCLRLDEIHEFLEGGLDESGARRVEAHAADCQACRGALDARRRIHQAALSLEPIAVPDGFAAGVLAHLDLVEEASLPRLSLRGWLAATMAGTATFAATLIGLALLSGRNLGGYLFHLSDGLLGYLQGAAATVVKLAKYALVFLKIAREFTGALLEVLKRATAFIGPEVQAACFVAALVFLAAGAVLWKRRQLTLENRHDQ; encoded by the coding sequence ATGAGCTGCCTGCGGTTGGACGAGATCCACGAATTCCTCGAAGGCGGGCTGGATGAGTCCGGCGCCCGCCGCGTCGAGGCTCATGCCGCGGACTGCCAGGCCTGCCGAGGCGCCTTGGACGCCCGGCGCCGGATCCACCAAGCCGCCCTCTCTCTCGAGCCGATCGCCGTGCCCGACGGATTCGCCGCCGGCGTCCTAGCCCATCTGGATCTGGTCGAGGAAGCTTCCCTGCCCCGGCTGAGCCTGCGCGGCTGGCTGGCCGCGACCATGGCCGGCACGGCCACCTTCGCCGCCACCCTGATCGGGCTGGCGCTTCTTTCCGGCCGCAATCTGGGCGGCTACCTCTTCCACCTGTCCGACGGGCTTCTGGGGTACCTCCAAGGCGCCGCAGCCACCGTCGTCAAGCTGGCCAAATACGCCCTCGTTTTCCTCAAGATCGCCCGGGAATTCACCGGCGCCTTGCTCGAAGTCCTCAAGCGCGCCACGGCGTTTATCGGACCCGAGGTTCAAGCGGCCTGCTTCGTGGCCGCCCTCGTCTTCCTGGCCGCAGGTGCCGTACTCTGGAAGCGCCGCCAACTCACTCTGGAGAACCGCCATGACCAATAA